One segment of Opitutus sp. ER46 DNA contains the following:
- a CDS encoding metallophosphoesterase family protein — MHIAVISDTHDQYAPGFPERLRAADEIWHLGDVCDPSVLVEFEQLGRPLSVVHGNCDNHPGWPEALDLVREGVRCHLTHIPPRRAPAGARLVLHGHTHVPRDETDAAGVRWLNPGCISRPNRGAPASFAWLTLEPGGGVTWKLVVL; from the coding sequence ATGCACATCGCCGTCATTTCCGACACGCACGACCAATATGCCCCGGGATTTCCGGAGCGGCTCCGCGCCGCCGATGAAATCTGGCATCTGGGTGACGTGTGTGACCCCAGCGTGCTGGTGGAATTCGAGCAATTGGGACGCCCGCTTTCCGTCGTCCACGGCAACTGCGACAACCATCCCGGCTGGCCCGAAGCGCTCGATCTGGTCCGTGAGGGCGTCCGCTGTCACCTCACGCACATTCCGCCGCGGCGGGCGCCGGCGGGCGCGCGACTCGTGTTGCACGGCCACACGCACGTGCCGCGCGATGAGACGGATGCCGCGGGCGTGCGCTGGCTGAACCCGGGCTGCATTTCCCGGCCGAACCGCGGCGCGCCCGCGAGTTTTGCCTGGCTCACGCTCGAGCCCGGCGGGGGCGTCACCTGGAAGCTCGTCGTCCTGTAG
- a CDS encoding SprT family zinc-dependent metalloprotease: MSASAPVAPPVPAPMPAPVATREPEPAMRLGEADIVFERSLRANNYRLTLRRDGTAVATIPARGSEREARRFVEEHREWLERARARQRHRPRAAERWVIGTHVLWRGEMTEIRVASVGDKPQVCLAADVFRVPQVEGDLRPTLEAHFMRRAQVELPARTWELAAATTVEVKQVSVRNQRSRWGSCSANGTISLNWRLVQTPDFVRDYIIFHELMHLREMNHSDRFWARVEEVCPDWREAEHWIKRNGSLVGL, encoded by the coding sequence GTGTCCGCCTCCGCTCCGGTCGCGCCGCCAGTTCCCGCGCCGATGCCGGCCCCGGTTGCGACCCGCGAGCCCGAACCGGCGATGCGGCTGGGGGAGGCCGACATCGTCTTCGAGCGGAGCCTGCGGGCGAACAACTACCGGCTGACCTTGCGGCGTGACGGCACGGCGGTGGCGACGATCCCGGCGCGCGGCTCGGAGCGCGAGGCGAGGCGCTTTGTCGAGGAGCACCGCGAGTGGCTCGAGCGGGCGCGGGCGCGGCAACGGCATCGGCCCCGGGCGGCCGAGCGGTGGGTCATCGGCACGCACGTGTTGTGGCGCGGCGAGATGACGGAGATCCGCGTGGCCTCGGTCGGGGACAAGCCGCAGGTCTGCCTGGCGGCGGACGTGTTTCGCGTGCCGCAGGTCGAGGGTGACCTGCGGCCGACGCTGGAGGCGCATTTCATGCGGCGGGCGCAGGTCGAGTTGCCGGCCCGCACGTGGGAGCTCGCGGCGGCGACGACGGTCGAGGTGAAGCAGGTGAGTGTGCGGAACCAGCGGTCGCGCTGGGGCTCCTGCTCGGCGAACGGCACGATCTCGCTGAACTGGCGGCTCGTGCAGACGCCGGACTTCGTGCGCGACTACATCATTTTCCACGAGCTGATGCATCTGCGGGAGATGAATCACTCCGACCGCTTCTGGGCGCGCGTGGAGGAAGTCTGTCCCGACTGGCGCGAGGCCGAGCACTGGATCAAGCGCAACGGCAGCCTGGTCGGGCTGTGA
- a CDS encoding CDP-alcohol phosphatidyltransferase family protein: MLTTKILPNLVSGVRIALMPGVLMSALAGSRPWFVALLGVSLATDALDGFLARRLNAYSDFGRKLDSAADYVTLLTGVAGIALLWPDIMRRELPWVLAGLSGFFAVLVFGFARFGRPLGYHTWATKILAVATAISLVPLLAEWSDGPFHCVVVLQIAASLEQVAIALILPKHRGEVPTLWHAWRMRGNEGVRE, translated from the coding sequence ATGTTGACGACCAAGATCCTGCCCAACCTGGTGAGCGGCGTGCGGATCGCGCTGATGCCAGGCGTGCTGATGTCGGCGCTGGCAGGGTCGAGGCCGTGGTTCGTGGCGCTGCTGGGCGTGTCGCTTGCGACCGATGCGCTGGACGGATTTCTCGCGCGCCGGCTCAACGCGTATTCGGATTTCGGTCGCAAGCTCGATAGCGCGGCGGACTACGTGACGCTGCTGACCGGAGTCGCGGGCATCGCGCTGCTGTGGCCGGACATCATGCGGCGCGAACTGCCGTGGGTGCTGGCGGGCCTGAGCGGCTTCTTTGCGGTGCTGGTGTTCGGGTTCGCGCGCTTCGGGCGACCGCTCGGCTACCACACCTGGGCGACGAAGATCCTGGCCGTGGCGACGGCGATCAGCCTCGTGCCGCTGCTGGCGGAGTGGTCCGACGGGCCATTCCACTGCGTCGTCGTGCTGCAGATCGCCGCCAGCCTGGAGCAGGTGGCGATCGCGCTGATCCTGCCGAAACATCGCGGCGAAGTGCCGACGCTGTGGCATGCGTGGCGCATGCGAGGGAATGAGGGAGTAAGGGAGTGA
- a CDS encoding GNAT family N-acetyltransferase, producing MERVAGVAVNTSLLQSPLSDNDRRDLVALLQACVEGGASIGFIAPLGVVDAEAYWQRVEAELPAEYRLLFGARDEAGRIVGTVQLVAETRRNGRHRAEIQKLLVSPAHRGHGLGSQLMAQAETTARARSLTLLFLDTSEGPGGARRFYEQLGYRYAGGIPGYALDPDGTLRANAIFYKTLAADG from the coding sequence ATGGAACGTGTTGCGGGAGTGGCGGTGAACACGTCGCTGCTGCAAAGCCCGCTTTCCGACAACGACCGACGCGACCTCGTTGCGCTTCTCCAAGCCTGCGTCGAGGGCGGCGCGTCGATCGGCTTCATCGCGCCATTGGGCGTCGTGGACGCGGAGGCGTATTGGCAACGCGTCGAGGCGGAGCTGCCGGCGGAGTATCGGCTCCTGTTCGGGGCGCGTGACGAAGCGGGACGGATTGTCGGCACAGTGCAACTGGTGGCGGAGACCCGTCGCAACGGCCGGCACCGTGCGGAGATTCAGAAGCTGTTGGTGAGCCCGGCGCACCGGGGGCATGGATTGGGGAGCCAGCTGATGGCGCAAGCCGAGACGACCGCGCGGGCGCGTTCGCTGACCCTGCTGTTCCTGGATACGAGCGAAGGCCCGGGCGGCGCGCGGCGATTCTACGAACAGCTTGGCTATCGGTATGCCGGCGGGATCCCCGGGTACGCGCTGGATCCGGACGGGACGCTGCGGGCGAACGCGATTTTCTACAAGACGCTCGCCGCGGACGGATGA